Below is a window of Streptomyces spongiicola DNA.
CCGGGCGAACGCACCCGGGTCCCGGGGCGGCAACGCCCCTGGAAGGTCGATATAGCCCATACCCAATCCGGGCGAGGCATCGACAGGTCGGGGGGCGTCCGGGCGCACATCCGGCACGGTTCGGTCCCCCTTGTGATGACTTGCGGTCAGTTCTCGTACGGCGAGCAGTGTTTGATGCGACGTGGTGTTGCGGAGGACGATCCTACGTTTGAACCCCGGGGGCGCATCAAGGGTCTCACGCGGTCCTCATGCGGACGTGGCCGCCCGGGTCCGGTTCCAGTCGGCCGGCAGCTCCGGCACAGGCCAGCGGGGATCGGGCCGCCAGTCCTCCCAGCCGTCGGAATACGGCGGACCCCAGTCCCTGATCAGCGCGACCGCGTCCAGACCCGCCGCACGAACCCGCCGCGCCTGCTCCTCGGCCATCAGCCCGGCCGACCGGGCCTGGTCGAACTCGTCCTCGTCCAGCCAGCACCAGCTGCGGTCCGGCTGCACGGCGATGTCCAGGAAGTGGTCTTCGGAGTCGATCCCCCCGGACCAACGCAGATGCGGCTCCTCCAGGTTCACGTACCAGTTCCTGAACCGCCAGCCCTGCTCCCAGAAGAGCCACACCGACCACGCGTCGCCGGGCCGGGCGAGCTTCAGCACACCCGTGCCGGACCAGCGGGCGCGCACGGTCGTCCGGGGCGCCGTGTAGCGCGTGGCGAGCGGTTCCTCGTGCACCGGCGTCCCGTCGGCGAGCACCGGCTTGACGCACTCGGTACCCGGGGCCATCCACACCGCCAGCAGCTCCTCGGTGTCCCGGACCACGGTAACGGGCCGGCAGATGTGCACCTCGGAGGAGCCGTTGCCGCGATACCGCCAGAGGATCTGCTCCCCCGGCGCCCAGTGCTCGAAGCCCGCCGATCCCGCCATGCGGAGATCCTAGTGCCGCGGCCGGCGGCGCCGGCCCGTCGGGCGGCACCGTGCGGGGTGGTGCGGTGCGTCCCCCGCGGTGCGGCCGGTGCGGGGTGGTGCGGCGCGGGGTGGTGCGGGGTGGTGCGGTGCGGGGCCGGCCGGCGCTCCCGGCGGCGGAGGGCACACGGCTCGCGGCCGGCGCGGCGAGCGTGCGCACCGGGAGGCCTCTTCCCGGGCCCTCTCCCCGGGCCTCTTCCCGGGGGCCTCTTCCCGGGGGCACCGCGGTGCCCCCGGGAAGAGGCCCCCGGTGCGGGGCTGCCGGGGTGGGAGGGGCCCCGGGCGCGGCGGGGAGCGCTGCGCTGCGCGGCAGCCGGCGGCCCACCGGGACCCGGCGGCCGAGCGGCCTCAGGGACGCGTCATCCGCAGCACGTCAAGCGCCTCGTCCAGCTGCTCCACCGTCAGGGCCCCGCGTTCCACGTAACCGCCCTCCAGCACCACCTCGCGGATCGTCTTCCGCTCCGCCAGGGACCTCTTGGCGACCCTCGCGGCCTCCTCGTACCCGATGTACCTGTTGAGCGGGGTGACGACGGACGGCGACGACTCGGCGTACTCGCGGGCCCGGTCCTCGTCGGCGGTGATCCCGTCCACCGTGCGGTCGGCGAGCAGCCGGGACGCGTTCGCGAGGAGGCGCACCGACTCCAGCAGGTTCTTGGCCATCACGGGGAGCATCACGTTCAGCTCGAAGTTCCCCGCGGCGCCCGCCACCGCGACCGTCGTGTCATTGCCCATGACCTGCGCGGCCACCATGAGGACTGCTTCGGGGACGACCGGGTTGACCTTGCCGGGCATGATCGAGGAACCCGGCTGGAGGTCGGGCAGCCGGATCTCGGCGAGGCCGGTGCGCGGGCCGCTCGCCATCCAGCGCAGATCGTTCGAGATCTTGGTCAGCGAGACGGCGACCGTCCGCAGCTGGCCGCTGGTCTCCACGAGTCCGTCGCGTGCCCCCTGCGCCTCGAAGTGGTCCCGCGCCTCCGTCAGCGGCAGCCCGGTCGCGCGCGCCACCTCGGCGATGACGGCCGCCGGGAACCCCGGCGGCGTGTTGATGCCCGTGCCGACCGCCGTACCGCCGAGCGGGAGTTCGGCGAGCCGGGGGAGCGAGGCCTTGAGCCGTTCGATCCCGTACCGGATCTGCGCTGCGTAGCCGCCGAACTCCTGGCCGAGGGTGACCGGTGTCGCATCCATCAGATGGGTGCGGCCGGCCTTCACCACACCGGCGAACTCCGCCGCCTTGCGCTCCAGCGCCTCCGCCAGGTGCTCCAGCGCCGGGACGAGATCCCGCGTCACGGCGGCCGTCGCGGCGATGTGGATCGACGAGGGGAAGACGTCGTTGGACGACTGCGAGGCGTTGACGTGGTCGTTCGGGTGGACGTCGCGGCCGAGCCGCTCACCGGCGAGGGTGGCCAGCACCTCGTTCATGTTCATGTTGGACGACGTCCCCGAACCGGTCTGGAAGACGTCGACGGGGAAGTGCTCGTCCCAGAGGCCCTCGGCGACCTCGGCGGCCGCTTCCCGGATGGCCCCCGCGATGTCCTCGTCGAGCACGCCGAGTTCCGCGTTGACCTTGGCGGCACCCTCTTTGATCCGGGCCAGGGCCTCCACATGGGCGCGTTCCAGCCGCAGCCCGGAGAGGGGGAAGTTCTCCACCGCACGCTGGGTCTGGGCACGCCACTTCGCGTGCTCCGGCACGCGCACCGATCCCATGGAATCGTGTTCGATCCGGTGGCGGCCTGCGTTCTCGCTCATGTCGGGCATCGTCGAAACCTCCTGGTCAGGGTCAGCCCCCCTCTGGTAGCGGGTATTCCCGGGCGCCCCGGCTTACGCCCGGGTGCTCCGGCGGTCCGGGCGTGGCGCGGTCCGGGCGTGCGGCGGTTCCGGCGTACGGCGGTCGATGCGTGCGGCGGTCCGGCGGTCCGGGCGTGGCGCGGTCCGGGTGTACGGCGGTCCCGGCGTACGGCGGTCGATGCGTGCGGCGGTCCGGCGGTCCGGGCGTGGCGCGGTCCGGGTGTACGGCGGTTCCGGCGTACGGCGGTCGATGCGTGCGGCGGTCCGGCGGTCCGGGCGTGGCGCGGTCCGGGTGTACGGCGGTTCCGGCGTACGGCGGTCGATGCGTGCGGCGGTCCGGCGGTCCGGGCGTGGCGCGGTCCGGGCGTGCGGCGGTTCCGGCGTACGGCGGTCGATGCGAACGGGGGCCGGTGGAACGCGCGGTGCGGGCGGGCGCTCATTCCCGCATTCCCGGGTTCCCGGGCCTACCACCGGAGAGCGCCCGCCCGTCCCTCCGGGGTCCCCCGTCCGGGGACGGGCAGGCCCTCTCGGGGCGGCGGCAGGTTGTGCGGGGCCCGGCTCCGCCGCGCGGCCCCGGAGGCGTCCGGGAGGAATCGGGAGGAATCGGGAGGATTCCAGAGCCCCGGGTTCAGGCCTGACCGGGGCCGCGGACCGGGATGGAGGTGAAGGTCGGCGCGGGCGCGGGGTCCTGGAAGAAGTCGCCGCCCTTGTCGTCGACGACGATGAACGCCGGGAAGTCCTCGACCTCGATCTTCCAGACGGCCTCCATGCCGAGCTCCTCGTACTCGACCACCTCGACCTTCCTGATGCAGTCCTGGGCGAGGCGCGCCGCGGGGCCGCCGATCGAGCCGAGGTAGAAGCCGCCGTGCTCCTTGCAGGCGTCCGTGACCTGCCTGCTCCGGTTGCCCTTGGCCAGCATGACCTTGGAGCCGCCCGCCGCCTGGAACTGCTCGACGTAGGAGTCCATCCGCCCGGCCGTCGTCGGGCCGAAGGAGCCGGACGCGTAGCCCTCCGGGGTCTTCGCCGGACCGGCGTAGTAGACCGGGTGGTCCCTGAGGTACTGCGGCATCGCCTCTCCCGCGTCCAGCCGCTCCTTGATCTTGGCGTGCGCGATGTCGCGGGCCACGACGAGCGGGCCGGTGAGCGAGAGCCGCGTCTTGACCGGGTACCTGGTCAGCTCGGCGAGGATCTCGTCCATCGGCCGGTTGAGGTCGATCCTGACCACGTCGCCGCTCTCGTCGAGCTGCTCGCCGGTGGTCTCCGGCAGGAAGCGCGCCGGGTCCGTCTCCAGCTGCTCCAGGAAGACGCCCTCGGCGGTGATCTTCGCGACCGCCTGGCGGTCGGCGGAGCAGGACACGGCGATCGCCACGGGGCAGGACGCGCCGTGCCGCGGGAGCCGCACCACCCGCACGTCGTGGCAGAAGTACTTGCCGCCGAACTGCGCGCCGATGCCGATCCGCTGCGTCAGCTCGAAGACCTTCTGCTCAAGCTCCTTGTCCCGGAAGCCGTGCCCGAGGCCCGAACCCTCCTGCGGCAGCTCGTCCAGGTAGTGCGCGGAGGCGTACTTGGCGGTCTTCAGCGCGTACTCGGCCGACGTGCCGCCGACGACGACCGCCAGGTGGTACGGCGGGCACGCGGCCGTGCCCAGCGAGCGGATCTTCTCCTCCAGGAATTTCATCATGGCGGCCTCGTTCAGGACCGCCTTCGTCTCCTGGTAGAGGAACGACTTGTTGGCGGAGCCGCCGCCCTTCGCCATGAAGAGGAACTTGTACGCGCCGCCGTCCGTCGCGTACAGCTCGATCTGCGCGGGCAGGTTAGTGCCGGTGTTCCTCTCCTCCCACATGGTGACCGGCGCCATCTGGGAGTAGCGCAGGTTGAGCCTGGTGTAGGCGTCGAAGACGCCG
It encodes the following:
- a CDS encoding fumarate hydratase — protein: MPPVSRPTHPADSHPTHPADSRPTHPADSHPTHPAFAYTDLLPLGEDTTPYRLVTAEGVSTFEADGRTFLKVEPEALRRLAEEAVHDIQHFLRPAHLAQLRRIIDDPEASANDKFVALDLLKNANIAAAGVLPMCQDTGTAIVMGKRGQNVLTEGGDEEALSRGVFDAYTRLNLRYSQMAPVTMWEERNTGTNLPAQIELYATDGGAYKFLFMAKGGGSANKSFLYQETKAVLNEAAMMKFLEEKIRSLGTAACPPYHLAVVVGGTSAEYALKTAKYASAHYLDELPQEGSGLGHGFRDKELEQKVFELTQRIGIGAQFGGKYFCHDVRVVRLPRHGASCPVAIAVSCSADRQAVAKITAEGVFLEQLETDPARFLPETTGEQLDESGDVVRIDLNRPMDEILAELTRYPVKTRLSLTGPLVVARDIAHAKIKERLDAGEAMPQYLRDHPVYYAGPAKTPEGYASGSFGPTTAGRMDSYVEQFQAAGGSKVMLAKGNRSRQVTDACKEHGGFYLGSIGGPAARLAQDCIRKVEVVEYEELGMEAVWKIEVEDFPAFIVVDDKGGDFFQDPAPAPTFTSIPVRGPGQA
- the fomD gene encoding cytidylyl-2-hydroxypropylphosphonate hydrolase: MAGSAGFEHWAPGEQILWRYRGNGSSEVHICRPVTVVRDTEELLAVWMAPGTECVKPVLADGTPVHEEPLATRYTAPRTTVRARWSGTGVLKLARPGDAWSVWLFWEQGWRFRNWYVNLEEPHLRWSGGIDSEDHFLDIAVQPDRSWCWLDEDEFDQARSAGLMAEEQARRVRAAGLDAVALIRDWGPPYSDGWEDWRPDPRWPVPELPADWNRTRAATSA
- a CDS encoding class II fumarate hydratase, with the translated sequence MPDMSENAGRHRIEHDSMGSVRVPEHAKWRAQTQRAVENFPLSGLRLERAHVEALARIKEGAAKVNAELGVLDEDIAGAIREAAAEVAEGLWDEHFPVDVFQTGSGTSSNMNMNEVLATLAGERLGRDVHPNDHVNASQSSNDVFPSSIHIAATAAVTRDLVPALEHLAEALERKAAEFAGVVKAGRTHLMDATPVTLGQEFGGYAAQIRYGIERLKASLPRLAELPLGGTAVGTGINTPPGFPAAVIAEVARATGLPLTEARDHFEAQGARDGLVETSGQLRTVAVSLTKISNDLRWMASGPRTGLAEIRLPDLQPGSSIMPGKVNPVVPEAVLMVAAQVMGNDTTVAVAGAAGNFELNVMLPVMAKNLLESVRLLANASRLLADRTVDGITADEDRAREYAESSPSVVTPLNRYIGYEEAARVAKRSLAERKTIREVVLEGGYVERGALTVEQLDEALDVLRMTRP